A window of Psychroflexus sp. ALD_RP9 contains these coding sequences:
- a CDS encoding S41 family peptidase has protein sequence MKRLIINVIFILIVSVGISQNMAYISTEKAIADINYMIKNIEDIHYNPYFKIEKQYFDKSVKATLSTFDRDSIPLKTFIASSMKLSALLSGGHTGLDWQNDKIFPELISYQFLPFTGKLIKDNTVFKVTRSINDKIPVGIELTEINGFSIVELYKECMSFIGGVNTFKNANCERLFPLYLFFTDKLKAPYNIYLTDRTISLKGINVQELNDFLVNGNSIDNYTFEIIDDNIGLISYNSCTDYSAFEVFLSKTFSEIDDKKINKLIIDIRENSGGDSKLNDLLLSYITTKPYRQSSGRFWKVSSQAKVAYKKNNYSKHHGKSFMEYYYNKESGTIIEDFDSELINPIKPSFYFTGKTCVLIGPKTFSSANFLADAVKTYNLSTLIGTSTGELTNDFGELIDFKLPYSGNIVYVSSTYDIGAKGNPKLFEPVYPDINTYNDALQYAIKWIE, from the coding sequence ATGAAAAGATTAATAATAAATGTAATATTCATTTTGATAGTATCAGTTGGAATAAGTCAAAATATGGCTTACATATCAACTGAAAAGGCAATAGCAGATATTAATTATATGATTAAAAATATAGAAGATATCCATTATAATCCTTATTTTAAAATTGAAAAGCAGTATTTTGACAAAAGCGTAAAAGCTACATTATCAACGTTTGATAGGGATTCTATACCTCTTAAAACTTTTATTGCTTCAAGTATGAAGCTATCTGCATTACTTAGTGGAGGTCATACAGGCTTAGATTGGCAAAACGATAAAATCTTTCCTGAATTAATCAGCTATCAATTCTTACCATTTACAGGGAAATTAATTAAAGATAATACTGTTTTTAAAGTGACGAGATCTATAAACGATAAAATACCTGTTGGTATTGAGTTAACCGAAATCAATGGTTTTAGTATCGTTGAATTGTACAAAGAATGCATGAGTTTTATAGGTGGAGTTAATACATTTAAAAATGCAAATTGTGAAAGGCTGTTTCCGCTTTATTTGTTTTTTACCGATAAATTAAAAGCTCCATATAATATTTATTTAACTGATCGCACTATCAGTTTGAAAGGAATAAATGTACAGGAATTAAATGATTTTTTAGTTAATGGTAATTCTATCGACAACTATACTTTTGAAATTATTGATGATAATATTGGACTTATTAGTTACAATAGTTGCACAGATTATAGCGCCTTTGAAGTTTTTTTGTCCAAAACTTTCAGCGAAATTGATGATAAAAAAATAAACAAACTCATTATTGATATAAGAGAAAATTCAGGAGGAGACTCAAAACTAAATGATTTATTACTTTCCTATATTACCACAAAACCATACCGTCAATCCAGTGGAAGATTTTGGAAAGTAAGTAGCCAAGCCAAAGTCGCTTACAAGAAAAACAACTATAGCAAGCATCATGGAAAAAGTTTTATGGAATATTATTACAATAAGGAAAGTGGAACTATAATTGAAGATTTTGATAGTGAATTAATAAATCCAATTAAACCAAGTTTTTATTTTACAGGTAAAACCTGTGTTTTAATTGGACCAAAAACTTTTTCAAGTGCAAACTTTTTAGCGGATGCTGTTAAAACATATAATTTAAGTACGCTTATTGGGACATCAACTGGAGAGCTAACAAATGATTTCGGAGAGCTTATTGATTTTAAATTACCTTATTCTGGTAATATTGTTTATGTAAGTTCAACCTATGATATAGGCGCTAAAGGAAATCCAAAACTTTTTGAGCCTGTTTATCCAGATATTAACACATATAATGATGCTCTTCAATATGCCATAAAATGGATTGAGTGA